A genomic segment from Gracilimonas sediminicola encodes:
- a CDS encoding PP2C family protein-serine/threonine phosphatase — translation MASYFLVRPDIEFYAAGPISESKETVEERLADIAPRLGFSTDSLAMMTMRKQHLKYLKTLQDTLTDETNPAKLNKANVHIQSWETIIGSKNRNNGMFASTGQLFDDVGRLQLNVSNSGRVIRLNAHDENPNPTFLQGDSLLAIANELVGNTLGYDLDKYEIVEENSDDSTFEILEERNDRVILENGGANTLDITWERKPGVTDTPELLSLNLKPVVREIDNESGFRTEFGFSIESFAAMNQFEPENLQASTSIEDDSDLYFSYALFVALFILAILVFTVGIQNIFKGKVEWRRALIIFIVVALTTYGWRAIFFYYTFNDFLSNAGLFGATINSVLFALVVGLYGSLAYISWEALARSQKQRQVDVIDALWQRKFFISETGAGIIHGFAVGGILIGIMSALIYLMGDYLIQIDSQFGFAEASIKPRLLTINMSALTVTWLVCVAQIGFVYSIINHWVKRDWLVGILSIIFSGICITVLGRLIGTSGSVFEDLAIYLGIAVVLIYAIREFGLLSVCTALWFFNVFFMIQPYIGSESMEVAYVSWVQAFVLAGPLIYGFIAYRYGFSVSEVGGYIPEYEERIAQHLRVEKEIEIARESQYKLMPLQPPKADGIDVYGFFLPSFEVGGDYFDYVLSENGQGEATALTMVVVDVSGKAMRAAMPAVFTSGLLLSRMKEDMPDEVLSQITEPIFSRTDKRTFITCALARYDFDSMKMSIANAGHCRPILKRNGLAEYIHTPAPAFPLGLRAGVKYNAETITMKKGDFFLLYSDGLPEAVNEKGERFGFDEVPRLIESIDTENLSANEIAQEIKRTVQKFSNYQLADDTTIICLKI, via the coding sequence TTGGCGAGCTATTTTCTTGTCCGTCCCGATATTGAATTCTATGCGGCTGGTCCCATATCAGAAAGCAAAGAAACTGTTGAGGAACGGCTTGCGGATATTGCACCCCGGCTTGGGTTCTCCACCGATTCTCTCGCCATGATGACGATGCGAAAACAGCATCTCAAATACCTGAAAACCCTGCAAGACACGTTGACGGATGAAACAAATCCGGCAAAGCTGAACAAAGCAAACGTGCACATCCAAAGCTGGGAAACGATTATAGGTAGCAAAAATAGAAATAACGGTATGTTCGCCTCAACGGGGCAGTTATTTGATGATGTAGGCCGGCTCCAGCTTAATGTTTCCAATTCGGGACGGGTGATTCGACTAAACGCTCATGATGAAAACCCAAATCCAACCTTTTTACAAGGCGACTCCCTGTTAGCAATTGCAAACGAGCTGGTAGGAAATACATTAGGATATGACCTCGATAAATATGAAATCGTAGAAGAAAATTCAGATGATTCCACTTTTGAAATCCTGGAAGAGCGAAATGACAGGGTAATACTGGAAAATGGGGGTGCCAATACCCTCGATATTACCTGGGAAAGGAAGCCTGGTGTAACGGATACGCCCGAGTTACTATCACTGAATCTCAAGCCTGTAGTTCGGGAAATTGATAATGAGTCCGGATTCAGGACCGAATTCGGATTCAGTATTGAGTCGTTTGCAGCGATGAACCAGTTTGAACCCGAAAACTTGCAAGCCAGTACGTCAATTGAAGACGATAGCGATTTATACTTTTCGTATGCTCTTTTTGTAGCATTATTTATCCTCGCAATTCTGGTCTTTACGGTTGGGATTCAAAACATTTTTAAAGGAAAAGTAGAATGGAGACGTGCTCTTATAATCTTCATAGTTGTGGCTTTAACCACCTATGGCTGGCGTGCCATTTTCTTCTATTACACATTTAATGATTTTCTGAGTAACGCAGGTTTATTTGGGGCTACCATAAACAGCGTGTTATTTGCTTTGGTGGTTGGGCTGTATGGCTCACTGGCCTATATAAGCTGGGAGGCACTGGCACGTTCTCAAAAACAGAGACAGGTTGATGTAATTGATGCACTGTGGCAGCGAAAGTTTTTTATTAGTGAAACCGGGGCCGGTATTATCCACGGTTTTGCGGTTGGTGGGATTCTCATTGGAATCATGTCAGCATTAATATATTTAATGGGAGATTACCTGATCCAAATCGACAGCCAGTTTGGTTTTGCAGAGGCAAGTATTAAACCCAGGCTGTTGACTATTAATATGAGTGCGCTGACGGTTACCTGGTTGGTGTGTGTTGCACAAATAGGGTTTGTGTATTCAATCATTAATCATTGGGTTAAGCGGGATTGGTTGGTTGGAATTCTTTCAATCATATTCAGTGGTATTTGTATAACCGTTTTAGGGCGTCTTATAGGTACAAGCGGCTCGGTATTTGAAGACCTGGCGATTTATCTGGGCATAGCCGTTGTCCTGATTTATGCAATCCGGGAGTTTGGATTACTCAGTGTGTGTACCGCTTTATGGTTTTTCAATGTGTTCTTCATGATTCAGCCTTACATCGGTTCTGAGTCGATGGAAGTAGCCTATGTGAGTTGGGTTCAGGCATTTGTTTTGGCGGGACCGTTGATTTATGGGTTTATTGCCTACCGATATGGATTTTCCGTTTCCGAAGTTGGAGGATACATCCCGGAATATGAGGAACGAATAGCCCAGCACCTTCGGGTTGAAAAAGAAATTGAGATAGCTCGCGAAAGCCAGTATAAGCTGATGCCCCTTCAGCCCCCCAAAGCTGATGGAATCGATGTGTATGGATTTTTTCTACCTTCGTTTGAGGTAGGCGGCGATTATTTTGATTACGTGCTTTCAGAAAATGGACAAGGAGAGGCGACAGCATTGACAATGGTTGTAGTGGATGTTTCCGGTAAGGCAATGCGGGCGGCAATGCCGGCTGTATTTACCAGTGGATTGCTGCTATCCAGAATGAAGGAAGATATGCCGGACGAGGTATTGTCACAGATTACCGAGCCGATATTTTCGAGAACAGACAAACGAACATTCATCACCTGTGCACTGGCCCGGTACGATTTTGATTCCATGAAAATGAGCATTGCCAATGCGGGACACTGCCGCCCCATTCTAAAGAGAAACGGCCTTGCAGAATATATCCATACGCCGGCTCCAGCTTTCCCATTGGGGCTGAGAGCGGGAGTTAAATACAATGCCGAAACTATCACTATGAAAAAAGGAGATTTCTTCCTCCTGTATTCTGATGGACTACCGGAAGCAGTGAATGAAAAGGGCGAACGTTTTGGTTTTGATGAAGTGCCGAGGCTGATAGAATCAATTGATACAGAAAACCTGTCAGCTAATGAAATTGCACAGGAAATAAAACGGACTGTTCAGAAATTCAGTAACTATCAATTGGCGGATGATACTACTATCATATGCCTGAAGATTTAA
- a CDS encoding histidine kinase dimerization/phosphoacceptor domain -containing protein, with amino-acid sequence MRLGTKIIIGFICISLLLAVVGFISDQFTSEIRQEQLRSVNEASEVVIYTGEMERSLFQSLIFLNGIREALVVEKNYDTVQELPAVVELISQFEGELKQFETAYAKLEDLLVQDQRLPEDVNELLMSYEVYKSIAKQWLDLGEEDFAQANIMFINSIEPYFRNNIIPEITQLRSFVLSIQEQRNVQLTNSLERAELINYIATLSSVLLAIVLAVYIYRSIANPLARLSATAKKLGEGKLDERIEVASKDEIGELSEAFNSMAAGLQKKTVSKAYVDNIIESIQEALFVTDNDGTLIRVNSAAADLMGYRVEEMTHRPIRDFYNMKGMRKEYEQNRKDKKSFEFSLVHKEGHLLSVLFSEAELMDTQGNKVGTVSVASDISERKKQEEEIRGSLKEKEVMLAEIHHRVKNNLAVISGLLQLQSYSAKNTEVEKALSDSQMRIQSIALVHEMLYESESLAYIDYDKYVNDLLQAISSMHMNGQKNIKLSADVDPISLSINQAIPCSLLINELIVNAFKHAFKGQQEGKINVKMTEEDGKIKMIISDTGQGFEVDKFTDSDSLGSTLIKTLAGQLEGDFEILESSKAKGSVFKIEFIREQGSNN; translated from the coding sequence TTGAGACTCGGTACAAAAATTATCATTGGCTTTATATGCATCAGTTTATTGTTGGCTGTTGTTGGGTTTATTTCTGATCAATTCACATCGGAAATTAGACAGGAACAGCTACGATCGGTTAATGAGGCTTCCGAAGTTGTGATTTATACCGGGGAAATGGAGCGCAGCTTATTCCAAAGCCTGATCTTTTTAAACGGAATAAGAGAAGCCCTGGTAGTAGAAAAAAACTACGATACCGTACAAGAGCTCCCGGCTGTAGTAGAGCTTATCTCACAATTTGAAGGAGAGCTGAAGCAATTTGAAACGGCCTATGCAAAACTGGAAGATCTGCTGGTTCAGGATCAGCGACTACCGGAGGATGTGAATGAGCTGCTGATGAGCTACGAAGTGTACAAATCGATAGCAAAACAGTGGTTAGATCTTGGAGAGGAAGACTTTGCCCAGGCCAATATCATGTTCATCAATTCAATTGAACCATACTTCCGTAATAACATCATTCCGGAAATAACTCAGCTTCGAAGTTTTGTGTTGTCCATTCAGGAACAACGGAACGTTCAGCTTACGAACTCACTGGAGAGGGCAGAGCTAATAAACTATATCGCTACCCTGAGTTCTGTATTGCTGGCGATTGTTCTGGCCGTTTATATTTACAGATCTATTGCAAATCCCCTGGCGAGGTTGAGCGCTACAGCCAAGAAACTGGGTGAAGGAAAGCTGGATGAAAGGATAGAGGTGGCTTCCAAAGATGAGATCGGCGAACTTTCCGAGGCATTTAACTCCATGGCAGCCGGACTTCAAAAAAAGACCGTCTCCAAAGCATATGTTGATAATATCATTGAATCTATCCAGGAGGCGTTGTTTGTAACGGATAACGATGGCACCCTGATCAGGGTTAATTCTGCCGCCGCCGATCTTATGGGATATCGGGTAGAAGAAATGACTCACCGCCCTATCAGAGATTTCTATAATATGAAAGGGATGAGGAAGGAATATGAGCAAAACCGAAAGGACAAAAAGTCCTTTGAGTTTTCACTGGTCCACAAAGAGGGACATTTACTATCGGTTTTGTTTTCCGAGGCAGAGCTAATGGATACGCAAGGGAATAAGGTGGGGACGGTTTCGGTGGCCAGTGATATTTCGGAGCGCAAAAAGCAGGAAGAAGAAATTCGGGGTTCCCTTAAAGAAAAAGAGGTGATGCTGGCAGAAATTCATCACCGGGTAAAAAATAACCTTGCAGTTATTTCAGGCCTGCTTCAACTGCAAAGTTATAGCGCCAAGAATACCGAGGTAGAGAAAGCACTTAGCGACAGCCAAATGCGGATTCAGTCGATAGCTTTAGTGCACGAAATGCTATATGAAAGCGAATCGCTGGCCTACATTGACTACGACAAATATGTAAACGACTTACTACAGGCCATTAGCAGTATGCACATGAATGGCCAAAAGAATATTAAACTTTCTGCGGATGTAGATCCGATTTCTCTTAGTATCAATCAGGCTATTCCTTGTTCACTGCTTATTAATGAGCTAATTGTGAATGCTTTCAAACACGCTTTTAAGGGTCAGCAAGAGGGCAAGATTAATGTGAAGATGACTGAAGAGGACGGCAAAATAAAGATGATCATCTCTGATACAGGGCAAGGTTTCGAAGTCGATAAGTTCACAGATTCAGACTCATTGGGTTCCACGCTTATTAAAACGTTAGCCGGCCAGCTGGAAGGTGATTTCGAAATTTTGGAAAGTTCGAAGGCGAAAGGAAGCGTCTTCAAAATTGAGTTTATTCGGGAACAGGGATCCAATAACTGA
- a CDS encoding alpha-ketoacid dehydrogenase subunit alpha/beta, protein MAKKKTASKKKNKTTKDVDWKDVARLMLTSRAMDDKEENELVPNKEVLYQFSARGHELGQILLGKLLTNKHDSASAYYRSRPLLLTLGLSEEDAMAAPMGKSGGYSDGRDIGVVCNKPDADGPKVLPMAGDVGSQYTPAIGWAQGIEYRKNVLKEKEYEKAISVILGGDGSVATNGFWSALTIATTQNLPVLFYIEDNGYGISVTSEYQTPGGKISNNLQSFNNLKIYDGDGTDPEEAASLLEESVDYVRGRKGPALIRLTVPRLNGHSYQDNQAYKDEKLIEKEKENDPLEKLKAYMVPDQITEKTWKNWEKKAKDTIEEAAEAALNRPQPDTSQTEKFAFAEDEIQTIGGLVAEGHDFPESSEEAKPEKQRINIVEAIRRTLKYELETNPKLMVFGEDVGMKGGVHAATMDLQSEFGEDRVFDTSLSEEGIIGRAVGLAYSGLMPVAEIQFRKYADPATEQLNNCGTTRWRTANRFAAPIVVRMPGGFAKCGDPWHSMSNEVFFTHAIGWQVAMPSNAEDAVGLLRSAMRSNNPTVFFEHRNLLDAKYARKPYPGDDFIVPFGKAKKLREGEELTIVTWGAMCERSEAAVEELGVSADVLDLRTLMPWDKEAVLDSIRRTNRCLIVHEDNKTAGFGAEIAAVLVREAFTYLDAPVERITMPDIPVPYNVNLMNSVLPTTDKIAGKIEELLSF, encoded by the coding sequence ATGGCCAAGAAAAAAACGGCATCTAAAAAGAAGAACAAAACAACTAAAGACGTTGACTGGAAAGACGTTGCACGGCTCATGCTTACCTCAAGAGCAATGGACGATAAGGAGGAAAATGAGCTGGTTCCTAATAAAGAAGTACTGTATCAGTTTTCTGCTCGTGGACATGAGCTTGGACAGATTTTATTAGGAAAGCTGCTTACCAATAAGCACGACTCAGCCAGTGCATATTACCGTTCCCGTCCTCTGCTGCTAACTCTTGGGCTTTCCGAAGAAGATGCAATGGCGGCCCCCATGGGTAAGTCAGGAGGCTACAGCGACGGACGTGATATTGGAGTGGTTTGTAATAAACCGGATGCCGATGGCCCCAAAGTATTGCCGATGGCCGGGGACGTAGGTTCCCAATATACACCCGCCATTGGTTGGGCTCAGGGGATTGAATACCGAAAAAACGTGCTTAAAGAAAAAGAGTACGAAAAAGCTATTTCTGTAATTTTAGGTGGTGATGGATCGGTAGCCACCAATGGATTTTGGTCGGCATTGACAATTGCCACCACCCAGAACCTGCCGGTGTTGTTTTATATTGAAGACAATGGATACGGAATTTCGGTTACAAGCGAATACCAAACTCCGGGTGGAAAAATCAGCAACAACCTGCAGTCTTTTAACAACCTGAAAATCTATGACGGAGACGGAACCGATCCTGAAGAAGCTGCATCGTTGCTGGAAGAATCCGTTGATTACGTTCGGGGAAGAAAAGGCCCTGCCCTTATTCGGTTAACTGTGCCAAGACTAAACGGACATTCCTACCAGGATAATCAGGCGTATAAGGATGAGAAGTTAATTGAGAAAGAGAAAGAAAACGATCCGCTTGAAAAACTGAAAGCCTATATGGTGCCAGATCAGATCACCGAAAAAACCTGGAAGAACTGGGAAAAGAAGGCTAAAGATACTATTGAAGAAGCGGCAGAAGCAGCCTTGAACCGTCCACAACCGGATACATCCCAAACCGAAAAGTTTGCTTTCGCGGAAGATGAAATCCAGACCATTGGTGGGCTTGTTGCTGAAGGACATGACTTTCCGGAGTCGTCCGAAGAAGCGAAGCCTGAAAAGCAGCGCATTAATATTGTAGAAGCGATCCGCCGAACGCTGAAGTATGAGCTGGAAACCAACCCAAAGCTGATGGTTTTTGGGGAAGATGTTGGCATGAAAGGAGGTGTTCATGCAGCTACAATGGATCTTCAGTCTGAATTTGGAGAGGATCGGGTATTTGATACCAGCCTTTCGGAAGAAGGGATTATCGGCCGGGCCGTTGGTTTGGCATATTCAGGATTAATGCCCGTCGCTGAAATACAGTTCAGGAAATATGCAGATCCGGCAACCGAGCAGCTCAACAACTGCGGTACAACACGGTGGAGAACAGCGAACCGTTTTGCTGCTCCCATTGTAGTTCGTATGCCCGGAGGGTTTGCCAAGTGTGGAGACCCATGGCACAGTATGAGTAACGAAGTATTTTTTACCCATGCCATCGGCTGGCAGGTAGCCATGCCCAGTAATGCTGAAGACGCGGTTGGTTTGTTGAGGTCAGCCATGAGAAGTAATAACCCAACGGTCTTTTTTGAGCATCGGAATTTATTAGACGCAAAGTATGCCCGCAAACCATATCCGGGCGACGATTTTATTGTACCTTTTGGAAAAGCAAAAAAGCTGAGAGAAGGAGAGGAGCTTACCATTGTTACATGGGGAGCTATGTGTGAACGAAGTGAAGCCGCCGTTGAAGAACTGGGAGTTTCTGCAGATGTGCTCGACCTCAGGACATTGATGCCCTGGGATAAGGAAGCTGTTTTGGATTCCATTCGCCGAACAAACCGCTGTTTGATTGTCCATGAGGATAACAAAACTGCCGGCTTTGGTGCGGAGATAGCTGCCGTTCTTGTGCGCGAAGCCTTCACCTACCTGGATGCACCGGTTGAGCGAATAACTATGCCCGATATCCCTGTTCCTTATAATGTTAACCTGATGAACTCAGTGCTGCCAACAACCGACAAAATTGCCGGTAAGATAGAGGAGTTGCTCTCTTTCTAA